Sequence from the Zea mays cultivar B73 unplaced genomic scaffold, Zm-B73-REFERENCE-NAM-5.0 scaffold_465, whole genome shotgun sequence genome:
CCCCCCAGATGAACCATATAGCCAAGAGAAACCATGAACCAGAATAGAAGAGCTTGCCCCACCCATGAGTAAATATTTCATAGTAGCCTCATTAGACCGTAGATCTCTCTTGGTATATCCAGACAATAGGTAGGAACATAAACTGAAACATTCTGGAGCTACAAAGATAGTTATTAAATCGTTAGCACCACATAAAAACATTCCCCCTAGAGTAGCTGTTAATACGAATAACAGAAACTCTGTTATAGCCATTTCTGTACATTCAATGTACTCTACGGATAGAGGAATACATAAAGTTGAACATAATAAAATAAGAAATTGAAAGATTTCGTTGAAATTGTTCGTTTGGAAATTTCCCGAAAAGCTAATTATAGGTTCTTCTCTCCATCGGAACAATAGGGCCGTTATGCTTATTACTAAACTTGTTGAAGAGATGAAATAGAACCAAGGTCTATCTTTTGATCAGAGGTTAAATCGATCATCAGAAGAAGAATTAGGCCAAAAATTAGGATACATTCTGGGAAAATGAAACTTCCATGAAGAGAAGCAAATGAAACGCTTTCATAAAAATTCTCGTAGAATCGAGAATGAAGTTTTCATTCTGTACATGCCAGATCATGAATTAGTAACTGCAGCCAATCTCCGAAAAGTCCCGATTGTTTCGATTTTTGGAATGGGATATTTACGGAATCCCCATGAATAGGATCAAACCTTATTCCATGCTATTTCCATAAGATTCCTCTTTCTTATTCTTAAGCAAGCCCCCGAGAGGGCTTAGTTGATCATGATTtctgttttctcttttttttcctttttatttgtttcgaaaaagatatcGTCCGATTCTCCTTCTATTGATTCTTTTCCGATCGAGATGTATGGATCCATGTGTCTACATACCTAGATTCTGTTCATGGATTAACGAAAATGTGCAAGAGCTCTATTTGCCTCTGCCATTCTATGAGTCGCTTCCTTTTTGCGTATGGCACCCCCACTCCCTTTGGCAGCATCTACTAATTCGGAACTTAATTTGAAAGCCATATTTCGACCCGGACGCTTTTGGGATGCTTCTAATAACCAACGAATGGCAAGTGCTCTTCCTTGTTTAGATCCTATTTCAATCGGAACTTTCCGCGTCGATCCTTTTTTATTACGTCTTGTTTTTACTCCTATATTGGGAGTTACTCTACGTATTGCTTGACGTAAAACCAATAGTGGATTTGTTTCTGTCTTTTGTTGAATCTTTTTCACGGCTCGATAGAGAATTTGATAAGCCAATGATTTTTTTCCGTCTTTCATAATACGGTTAACCACCATGTTAACTAATCGATTACGAAAAATTGGATCGGATTTTGCGGTTCTTTTTTCTGCAGTACCTCGACGTGACATGAGCGTGAAAGAGGTTCAAGAATCCGTTTTCTTTTTATAAGGGCTAAAAACGAATCacttat
This genomic interval carries:
- the LOC118475497 gene encoding 30S ribosomal protein S7, chloroplastic, translating into MSRRGTAEKRTAKSDPIFRNRLVNMVVNRIMKDGKKSLAYQILYRAVKKIQQKTETNPLLVLRQAIRRVTPNIGVKTRRNKKGSTRKVPIEIGSKQGRALAIRWLLEASQKRPGRNMAFKLSSELVDAAKGSGGAIRKKEATHRMAEANRALAHFR